A window from Larimichthys crocea isolate SSNF chromosome XXIII, L_crocea_2.0, whole genome shotgun sequence encodes these proteins:
- the garem gene encoding GRB2-associated and regulator of MAPK protein 1 isoform X1: MDLGTMLYNNLKDVTWSTTSLPLDQLVSAYRLPQIAKLDNGQLVEGLRDNDYLLIHSCRQWTTITAHSLEEGHYVIGPKIEIPVHYEGQFKLLEQDRDVKEPVQYFNSVEEVAKAFPERVYVMEEITFNVKMASGECNEDTEVYNITLSTGDELTLMGQAEILYAKTSKEKSRFNTIFKKIGKLNSISKIGRGKMPCLICMNHRTNESISLPFQCKGRFSTCSPLELQMQDGEHTIRNIVEKTRLPVNVTVPSSPPRNQHDLHLIREGHRYKLVNIQTKTVVVCCILRSNKIIPIHFPFHMAMPRFIIPEELLQGELWLDTMVHRWFSFCQEQFDIDDYSRAVRDVRTDWNDDGKSPKKSSGNGSCSGSSGGSSSTNGCPNHMQIPSSLTYARDELTQSFHRLSVCVYGSNLHGNSEVNLQGCMTLCGDWALLPSDSIPSDSGENELFFPELLESTNQQPSLNKSDVPYEELWLDHLRGQIPKPSLNEGIRGINNGCGTTAALSYPVTCPLAAATSSDTSLIPPPVPPKSEAVKEECRLLNAPPIPPRSLKQMPSVPILSKPRQQETRSPSPTLSYYSSGLHNISGACEQEAADPQEHMCYPCNWGKSNSTEPNTTLPSGSLPSDGMSSRLSWPNNFSGGESHGMDEFLPVSCRSYYSYPRKRSPSTPKTCTSSLVDFDGREHAHCSKDFGLQKASLNQFCTKSSSYNSEMYRDKPIEESNAKQSLSCPILPPRTPKSNAIKMCTDLLSGSICGSEQETSDCSLAQHEQGTKEIYSISNSLTLNCPSLSPTAQWQPPSNLAGLSIEEVSKSLRFIGLPDDIVSLFVSEKIDGNLLLQLTEEILSEDFKLSKLQVKKLMQFINGWRPKI; this comes from the exons ATGGACCTTGGAACAATGTTGTACAACAATTTAAAAGATGTTACATGGAGCACGACGTCCTTACCCTTAGATCAACTTGTCAGTGCTTATAGGTTGCCTCAAATTGCCAAGCTGGACAACG GTCAGTTGGTTGAAGGGCTCAGAGACAACGACTACCTCTTGATTCATTCCTGTCGTCAGTGGACGACTATTACTGCTCACAGTTTAGAGGAGGGACACTATGTCATTGGGCCCAAAATAGAGATCCCAGTGCACTATGAAG GTCAGTTTAAGCTACTGGAGCAGGACAGAGATGTCAAGGAGCCTGTGCAGTACTTTAACAGCGTGGAGGAAGTGGCTAAAGCATTCCCTGAGAGGGTATACGTTATGGAAGAAATCACATTCAATGTTAAG ATGGCCTCAGGGGAATGCAATGAAGACACTGAAGTTTACAACATTACACTAAGCACCGGTGATGAATTGACATTAATGGGTCAGGCTGAGATCCTATATGCCAAGACCTccaaagaaaaatcaagatTCAACACTATTTTCAAGAAGATTGGGAAGCTAAATTCCATCAGTAAGATCGGTCGAGGCAAGATGCCTTGCTTGATCTGCATGAACCATCGCACCAATGAGAGCATTAGCCTGCCTTTCCAGTGCAAAGGTCGGTTCAGCACCTGTAGTCCACTGGAACTTCAGATGCAGGACGGTGAACACACCATCAGGAACATTGTGGAAAAAACACGTCTCCCAGTCAATGTCACAGTACCCAGTAGTCCACCCCGCAACCAGCATGACCTCCACCTCATCCGCGAGGGTCATCGCTACAAATTGGTcaacattcagacaaaaacaGTGGTTGTGTGCTGCATTCTGCGAAGCAACAAAATTATCCCGATCCATTTTCCCTTTCACATGGCCATGCCAAGATTTATTATTCCAGAGGAACTGCTGCAAGGAGAGTTGTGGCTTGATACAATGGTACATCGCTGGTTCTCCTTCTGCCAGGAGCAGTTTGACATAGATGACTATTCTCGAGCCGTCCGGGATGTGAGGACAGACTGGAACGACGATGGTAAGAGCCCCAAGAAAAGCAGTGGGAATGGTAGTTGCAGTGGAAGCAgcggaggcagcagcagcaccaacgGGTGTCCCAACCACATGCAGATTCCCAGCTCTTTAACTTACGCCCGGGATGAGCTCACCCAGTCTTTTCACCgactatctgtgtgtgtgtatggcagCAACCTGCACGGTAACAGCGAGGTGAATTTGCAGGGCTGTATGACACTATGTGGAGATTGGGCTCTTCTGCCCTCTGATAGCATCCCATCAGACTCAGGAGAAAATGAACTTTTCTTCCCCGAGCTGTTGGAGAGCACAAACCAACAACCATCCCTCAACAAGTCGGATGTTCCCTATGAGGAGCTGTGGTTGGATCACTTGAGAGGTCAGATCCCAAAGCCTTCTCTAAATGAGGGGATTCGAGGGATCAACAATGGCTGTGgtacaacagcagcactgtCATACCCAGTTACATGTCCTCTTGCTGCAGCAACCAGTTCAGATACGTCTCTTATTCCACCACCGGTCCCACCCAAGTCTGAAGCA GTGAAGGAAGAATGCCGTCTTTTAAATGCCCCACCAATTCCTCCACGAAGCTTGAAACAGATGCCATCAGTGCCCATCCTGTCTAAACCACGGCAGCAAGAGACTCGGTCTCCAAGTCCAACCCTCTCCTATTATTCTTCTGGTCTCCACAACAT TAGTGGAGCGTGTGAGCAAGAGGCAGCAGACCCACAGGAGCACATGTGCTACCCTTGTAACTGGGGTAAGTCCAACAGCACTGAGCCAAATACTACATTACCCAGTGGCAGCCTGCCTTCAGATGGGATGTCGTCCAGGTTGTCTTGGCCAAATAACTTCAGTGGAGGAGAATCACATGGCATGGATGAATTTCTGCCAGTGAGCTGTCGAAGCTACTACAGTTACCCCAGAAAGAGATCCCCGAGCACCCCAAAAACCTGTACGTCCAGCCTTGTTGACTTCGATGGCCGAGAACATGCACACTGCAGTAAGGACTTCGGGCTGCAGAAAGCTTCTCTGAATCAGTTTTGCACCAAATCTTCAAGTTACAATTCAGAAATGTACAGAGACAAGCCAATAGAGGAATCTAACGCAAAGCAGAGCCTCTCTTGCCCCATCTTGCCACCGAGAACACCAAAATCAAATGCCATAAAAATGTGCACAGATTTACTGTCAGGATCAATTTGCGGCAGCGAGCAAGAGACTTCAGATTGCTCACTTGCTCAACATGAGCAGGGCACAAAAGAGATATATTCCATCTCTAACTCATTAACCCTTAACTGTCCATCCCTGTCTCCCACTGCACAGTGGCAGCCCCCATCTAATCTGGCTGGTCTTTCTATTGAAGAGGTGTCCAAATCTCTAAGGTTTATTGGCCTGCCAGATGACATcgtttctctttttgtgtctGAGAAGATTGACGGGAATTTACTCCTGCAGCTCACTGAGGAGATTTTGTCTGAGGACTTCAAGCTAAGCAAACTGCAGGTGAAGAAACTCATGCAGTTCATAAATGGGTGGAGACCCAAGATATAA
- the garem gene encoding GRB2-associated and regulator of MAPK protein 1 isoform X2 encodes MDLGTMLYNNLKDVTWSTTSLPLDQLVSAYRLPQIAKLDNGQLVEGLRDNDYLLIHSCRQWTTITAHSLEEGHYVIGPKIEIPVHYEGQFKLLEQDRDVKEPVQYFNSVEEVAKAFPERVYVMEEITFNVKMASGECNEDTEVYNITLSTGDELTLMGQAEILYAKTSKEKSRFNTIFKKIGKLNSISKIGRGKMPCLICMNHRTNESISLPFQCKGRFSTCSPLELQMQDGEHTIRNIVEKTRLPVNVTVPSSPPRNQHDLHLIREGHRYKLVNIQTKTVVVCCILRSNKIIPIHFPFHMAMPRFIIPEELLQGELWLDTMVHRWFSFCQEQFDIDDYSRAVRDVRTDWNDDGKSPKKSSGNGSCSGSSGGSSSTNGCPNHMQIPSSLTYARDELTQSFHRLSVCVYGSNLHGNSEVNLQGCMTLCGDWALLPSDSIPSDSGENELFFPELLESTNQQPSLNKSDVPYEELWLDHLRGQIPKPSLNEGIRGINNGCGTTAALSYPVTCPLAAATSSDTSLIPPPVPPKSEAVKEECRLLNAPPIPPRSLKQMPSVPILSKPRQQETRSPSPTLSYYSSGLHNIGACEQEAADPQEHMCYPCNWGKSNSTEPNTTLPSGSLPSDGMSSRLSWPNNFSGGESHGMDEFLPVSCRSYYSYPRKRSPSTPKTCTSSLVDFDGREHAHCSKDFGLQKASLNQFCTKSSSYNSEMYRDKPIEESNAKQSLSCPILPPRTPKSNAIKMCTDLLSGSICGSEQETSDCSLAQHEQGTKEIYSISNSLTLNCPSLSPTAQWQPPSNLAGLSIEEVSKSLRFIGLPDDIVSLFVSEKIDGNLLLQLTEEILSEDFKLSKLQVKKLMQFINGWRPKI; translated from the exons ATGGACCTTGGAACAATGTTGTACAACAATTTAAAAGATGTTACATGGAGCACGACGTCCTTACCCTTAGATCAACTTGTCAGTGCTTATAGGTTGCCTCAAATTGCCAAGCTGGACAACG GTCAGTTGGTTGAAGGGCTCAGAGACAACGACTACCTCTTGATTCATTCCTGTCGTCAGTGGACGACTATTACTGCTCACAGTTTAGAGGAGGGACACTATGTCATTGGGCCCAAAATAGAGATCCCAGTGCACTATGAAG GTCAGTTTAAGCTACTGGAGCAGGACAGAGATGTCAAGGAGCCTGTGCAGTACTTTAACAGCGTGGAGGAAGTGGCTAAAGCATTCCCTGAGAGGGTATACGTTATGGAAGAAATCACATTCAATGTTAAG ATGGCCTCAGGGGAATGCAATGAAGACACTGAAGTTTACAACATTACACTAAGCACCGGTGATGAATTGACATTAATGGGTCAGGCTGAGATCCTATATGCCAAGACCTccaaagaaaaatcaagatTCAACACTATTTTCAAGAAGATTGGGAAGCTAAATTCCATCAGTAAGATCGGTCGAGGCAAGATGCCTTGCTTGATCTGCATGAACCATCGCACCAATGAGAGCATTAGCCTGCCTTTCCAGTGCAAAGGTCGGTTCAGCACCTGTAGTCCACTGGAACTTCAGATGCAGGACGGTGAACACACCATCAGGAACATTGTGGAAAAAACACGTCTCCCAGTCAATGTCACAGTACCCAGTAGTCCACCCCGCAACCAGCATGACCTCCACCTCATCCGCGAGGGTCATCGCTACAAATTGGTcaacattcagacaaaaacaGTGGTTGTGTGCTGCATTCTGCGAAGCAACAAAATTATCCCGATCCATTTTCCCTTTCACATGGCCATGCCAAGATTTATTATTCCAGAGGAACTGCTGCAAGGAGAGTTGTGGCTTGATACAATGGTACATCGCTGGTTCTCCTTCTGCCAGGAGCAGTTTGACATAGATGACTATTCTCGAGCCGTCCGGGATGTGAGGACAGACTGGAACGACGATGGTAAGAGCCCCAAGAAAAGCAGTGGGAATGGTAGTTGCAGTGGAAGCAgcggaggcagcagcagcaccaacgGGTGTCCCAACCACATGCAGATTCCCAGCTCTTTAACTTACGCCCGGGATGAGCTCACCCAGTCTTTTCACCgactatctgtgtgtgtgtatggcagCAACCTGCACGGTAACAGCGAGGTGAATTTGCAGGGCTGTATGACACTATGTGGAGATTGGGCTCTTCTGCCCTCTGATAGCATCCCATCAGACTCAGGAGAAAATGAACTTTTCTTCCCCGAGCTGTTGGAGAGCACAAACCAACAACCATCCCTCAACAAGTCGGATGTTCCCTATGAGGAGCTGTGGTTGGATCACTTGAGAGGTCAGATCCCAAAGCCTTCTCTAAATGAGGGGATTCGAGGGATCAACAATGGCTGTGgtacaacagcagcactgtCATACCCAGTTACATGTCCTCTTGCTGCAGCAACCAGTTCAGATACGTCTCTTATTCCACCACCGGTCCCACCCAAGTCTGAAGCA GTGAAGGAAGAATGCCGTCTTTTAAATGCCCCACCAATTCCTCCACGAAGCTTGAAACAGATGCCATCAGTGCCCATCCTGTCTAAACCACGGCAGCAAGAGACTCGGTCTCCAAGTCCAACCCTCTCCTATTATTCTTCTGGTCTCCACAACAT TGGAGCGTGTGAGCAAGAGGCAGCAGACCCACAGGAGCACATGTGCTACCCTTGTAACTGGGGTAAGTCCAACAGCACTGAGCCAAATACTACATTACCCAGTGGCAGCCTGCCTTCAGATGGGATGTCGTCCAGGTTGTCTTGGCCAAATAACTTCAGTGGAGGAGAATCACATGGCATGGATGAATTTCTGCCAGTGAGCTGTCGAAGCTACTACAGTTACCCCAGAAAGAGATCCCCGAGCACCCCAAAAACCTGTACGTCCAGCCTTGTTGACTTCGATGGCCGAGAACATGCACACTGCAGTAAGGACTTCGGGCTGCAGAAAGCTTCTCTGAATCAGTTTTGCACCAAATCTTCAAGTTACAATTCAGAAATGTACAGAGACAAGCCAATAGAGGAATCTAACGCAAAGCAGAGCCTCTCTTGCCCCATCTTGCCACCGAGAACACCAAAATCAAATGCCATAAAAATGTGCACAGATTTACTGTCAGGATCAATTTGCGGCAGCGAGCAAGAGACTTCAGATTGCTCACTTGCTCAACATGAGCAGGGCACAAAAGAGATATATTCCATCTCTAACTCATTAACCCTTAACTGTCCATCCCTGTCTCCCACTGCACAGTGGCAGCCCCCATCTAATCTGGCTGGTCTTTCTATTGAAGAGGTGTCCAAATCTCTAAGGTTTATTGGCCTGCCAGATGACATcgtttctctttttgtgtctGAGAAGATTGACGGGAATTTACTCCTGCAGCTCACTGAGGAGATTTTGTCTGAGGACTTCAAGCTAAGCAAACTGCAGGTGAAGAAACTCATGCAGTTCATAAATGGGTGGAGACCCAAGATATAA
- the ncf2 gene encoding neutrophil cytosol factor 2, translating into MSFLDTLRQWDTAVTCVDRQDLSEALKIFLSIQEPNSKIYFDIGCLHLLNQDLDAAEKAFDCSIRKDEHLAVAFFQRGITFYKKQRYEESLADFQQAFKALRGNQLIDYKALGLIYKLYACEVLHNMALAQAQLGNWEKAQENLVKALDYKTDAKLNIIDKALQSTLKQKLFKPVEFPSKVLFKPNKNYVAELEKKDYLGKATVVASVVPQDEFSGFAPLQPQVEDSPACPKEPEVLRALEGEPHTVLFEFVPETSSELAVVPGNIVFVLKKDADNWASVIFNERRGLVPYNYLERLEISLASKQNGGKSEPPTREPPARPERKPGLTPDNSSRDTKQKDARATDNSFIVKVRFTFNFAVSVPPGSSYALLIEKISKKINLPSTAIIMSLTSEATGQSVINANTEMESVWSSASGRRLTLWCIAKEQTDGKPQNEIHLVALHSYESSNPEDLNFHEGDMITLLSRINQDWFEGQCNGNTGIFPASFVEEVPDSDLNK; encoded by the exons ATGTCTTTTCTAGACACGCTGCGCCAGTGGGACACTGCTGTAACTTGTGTTGACAGACAGGATTTGTCAGAAGCACTCAAGATTTTCCTGTCTATCCAAGAACCAAACTCCAAAATTTATTTTGACATAGGCTGTCTTCATCTTCTTAACCAAGACCTGGATGCTGCTGAAAAG GCGTTTGACTGCAGCATACGCAAAGATGAGCATTTGGCTGTTGCTTTCTTTCAAAGAGGaatcacattttacaaaaagCAGAG GTATGAGGAGAGTTTAGCTGATTTTCAGCAGGCCTTCAAAGCACTAAGAGGCAACCAGCTGATAGATTACAAAGCACTTGGTCTCATATACAAGTTATATGCATGTGAG GTTCTCCACAATATGGCCCTGGCTCAGGCTCAACTGGGTAACTGGGAAAAAGCCCAGGAAAACCTTGTGAAGGCTCTCGACTACAAGACAGATGCCAAGCTCAATATCATTGACAAAGCTCTGCAATCCACCCTG aaacagaaacttttcAAACCAGTTGAGTTTCCCTCAAAAGTGCTATTTAAACCAAATAAGAACTATGTTgctgagctggagaagaagGACTACCTGGGCAAAGCAACG GTTGTTGCCTCCGTCGTTCCTCAGGATGAATTCTCTGGATTTGCCCCATTACAGCCACAG GTTGAAGACAGTCCAGCTTGTCCAAAAGAGCCTGAAGTTCTCAG GGCTTTAGAAGGAGAGCCACACACTGTCCTGTTTGAGTTTGTTCCTGAGACTAGTAGTGAGCTGGCTGTAGTGCCGGGAAATATTGTGTTTGTCCTGAAGAAGGACGCTGACAACTGGGCATCTGTGATCTTCAATGAAAGA AGGGGACTTGTTCCTTACAATTACCTGGAACGTTTGGAGATCTCCTTGGCTTCCAAACAGAATGGG GGAAAATCTGAGCCTCCTACTCGAGAACCACCAGCCAGACCTGAAAGGAAACCAG GTCTTACTCCTGATAACAGCAgtagagacacaaaacaaaag GACGCACGGGCTACCGACAATTCATTTATTGTCAAAGTCAGATTCACATTCAACTTTGCTGTCTCAGTACCACCTGGGTCTTCCTATGCCTTACTCATAGAGAAAATCAGCAAGAAAATCAATCTCCCCAGTACTGCAATCATCATGAG TTTAACCTCCGAGGCAACTGGACAAAGTGTAATCAATGCCAACACAGAAATGGAAAGTGTGTGGAGTTCTGCCAGTGGCAGGCGCCTCACCTTGTGGTGTATTGCCAAAGAG caaACTGATGGAAAGCCACAGAACGAGATTCACTTGGTGGCACTTCATTCCTACGAGTCATCAAATCCAGAGGATCTCAATTTTCATGAAGGTGACATGATCACATTGCTCTCAAGAA tCAACCAGGATTGGTTTGAAGGACAATGTAATGGGAATACTGGTATATTTCCTGCATCCTTTGTGGAAGAAGTTCCTGACAgtgatttgaataaataa
- the dph2 gene encoding 2-(3-amino-3-carboxypropyl)histidine synthase subunit 2 — MADAFSSSSETVIQRVVDVAVKTNTPLEKLEELYQIKETCEFITERQFQKVALQFSDELLVDSVAVAVEIERNCNVKPFILGDTSYGSCCVDEVAAEHVGADCIVHYGSACLSPSKRLPLMYVFERRPVDLEKCTSAFRELYPDTQSHIILLYDVSYVHAINDLLTHLSPEYPNLVLSELVVEGEQCYSHGWIKRQNDDTCLSKQDDSQVICQFGRQFSLKSGLSITDYSVFYVGQEGATLRNFMMTWNRCSFCSFDPITMIGRTESVSINRTLMKRYYAIERAKDANVVGILVGTLGVADYLSIIQQLKETIRRAGKKSYMFAMGKLNVPKLANFLEIDIFVLIACPENSLLDSSEFYKPVVTPFEMEVACNKKREWSEEYVIDFRHLLPGGQSHVPLADQQEDGDETDVSLITGALRSQNLLISEPAESSCGSSVVLRNQTLTVANTNTAASFLATRSWRGLEQKLGETPVVKAGKGRKGIAIAYEEEGTS; from the exons ATGGCTGATGCATTCAGCAGCAGCTCGGAAACTGTAATTCAGCGCGTGGTGGACGTAGCAGTGAAGACAAATACCCCTCTGGAAAAACTTGAAGAGTTGTATCAAATTAAGGAGACATGTGAGTTCATCACTGAGCGTCAGTTTCAAAAG GTTGCTCTGCAGTTTTCTGATGAGCTGCTGGTGGACTCAGTTGCAGTAGCAGTGGAGATTGAGAGAAACTGCAATGTCAAGCCGTTCATTTTGGGAGATACATCCTATGGCAG TTGCTGTGTGGATGAGGTAGCTGCAGAGCATGTTGGAGCTGACTGCATTGTCCACTATGGCAGCGCCTGCCTCAGCCCGTCTAAAAGGCTGCCCCTGATGTACGTGTTTGAGAGAAGACCTGTGGATCTTGAGAAGTGCACTTCCGCCTTTAGAGAACTTTACCctgacacacagagtcacatcATCCTCCTCTATGATGTCAGCTATGTTCACGCCATAA atgatctTCTCACACACCTTTCACCGGAGTATCCAAACCTTGTTCTCTCAGAACTTGTTGTCGAGGGGGAGCAGTGTTACAGTCACGGCTggattaaaagacaaaatgatgaCACCTGTCTGTCAAAGCAAGACGACAGTCAGGTTATTTGTCAGTTTGGAAGGCAGTTCTCCTTGAAAAGTGGTTTAAGCATAACAGATTACAGTGTATTCTATGTTGGCCAAGAGGGAGCAACCCTGAGGAACTTCATGATGACTTGGAATCGCTgctcattttgttcttttgaccCCATAACAATGATTGGAAGGACTGAGTCAGTAAGTATCAACCGTACGCTGATGAAGCGTTATTACGCTATAGAAAGGGCCAAAGATGCCAATGTGGTTGGCATCCTGGTTGGCACACTTGGGGTGGCGGACTATCTCAGCATCATCCAGCAGTTGAAGGAAACCATCCGCAGAGCTGGCAAGAAGAGCTACATGTTTGCCATGGGAAAACTGAACGTTCCCAAACTAGCAAACTTTCTGgaaattgacatttttgtgtTAATTGCATGTCCTGAGAACTCACTGCTGGACTCAAGTGAGTTCTATAAACCTGTAGTGACGCCATTTGAGATGGAGGTTGCCTGCAACAAGAAGAGGGAGTGGTCCGAGGAATATGTCATAGACTTTCGACATCTCCTGCCAG GTGGACAGAGTCATGTGCCTTTGGCTGACCAGCAGGAGGATGGCGATGAGACCGACGTGTCTTTAATCACAGGAGCACTGCGCAGCCAGAATCTGTTGATCAGTGAGCCTGCAGAGTCCTCATGTGGCTCTTCCGTGGTCCTCAGGAACCAGACGCTGACTGTAGCCAACACTAACACAGCTG CATCTTTCCTAGCAACACGAAGCTGGAGAGGCTTAGAGCAGAAGTTGGGAGAGACGCCTGTGGTAAAGGCAGGAAAGGGCAGGAAGGGGATAGCTATTGCCTATGAAGAGGAAGGAACGTCTTAG
- the mcur1 gene encoding mitochondrial calcium uniporter regulator 1 → MVLKQCHSRFKQFRVNHPEKWYDLCLNRDRVGGFVTAQSSVSKSLSGLTAVNASLCVHGAISPPFRYFEQPLLRRRQAFHQITHLSTVTQMSARELSTSTKSFQYDLKPGVPKPEGGRLFFDTHAVVRLFEENGFTTQQAEVLVKILVRMTNSNMDVIYNDMVTKVQQEIMLQRVMSQIATVKKDMIILEKSEFSTLLAENEKLKIQLLQLKVQLADVMNKLRSDTILDMNLEKSRVKELKAEHEKKLLETRNDIMEMTAEQDRHLTQTNMKIDTEVAGLKTMLESHKLDTIKYLAGSVFTCLTVVLGFYRIWM, encoded by the exons ATGGTGCTAAAACAGTGTCATTCGCGGTTTAAACAGTTTCGTGTCAACCACCCGGAAAAGTGGTATGACCTTTGtttgaacagagacagagttGGAGGTTTTGTGACAGCGCAGTCGTCCGTTTCCAAAAGCCTTTCGGGTTTGACAGCTGTGAACGCCTCACTGTGTGTCCACGGTGCCATCAGTCCACCTTTCAGATACTTTGAGCAGCCGCTGTTAAGAAGAAGACAAGCTTTTCATCAGATTACTCATCTTTCTACGGTGACACAGATGTCCGCAAGAG AGCTGAGTACCTCCACCAAATCCTTCCAGTATGATCTGAAACCAGGCGTCCCCAAGCCTGAAGGCGGGAGGCTATTTTTTGATACACACGCAGTGGTGCGACTCTTTGAGGAAAATG GCTTCACTACTCAGCAAGCCGAGGTGTTGGTTAAAATACTAGTGAGGATGACAAATTCTAACATGGATGTCATCTATAATGACATGGTAACCAAAGTGCAGCAG GAGATTATGTTGCAGCGTGTGATGTCTCAAATAGCAACTGTGAAGAAGGACATGATAATCCTTGAGAAGAGCGAGTTCTCTACTTTACTGGCAGAGAATGAG AAACTCAAGATCCAGTTATTGCAGCTCAAGGTCCAGCTGGCT GATGTTATGAACAAATTGCGCTCAGACACTATTTTGGACATGAATTTGGAGAAAAGTCGTGTAAAAGAATTG aAAGCAGAACATGAGAAGAAACTTCTAGAAACACGCAACGACATAATGGAAATG ACTGCAGAGCAAGATCGTCATCTAACTCAGACCAACATGAAAATTGACACTGAAGTGGCTGGTTTGAAAACCATGTTAGAGTCTCATAAGCTGGATACTATAAAATACCTTGCAG gtTCAGTGTTTACCTGTCTCACCGTGGTCTTGGGTTTCTATCGTATTTGGATGTAA